The following nucleotide sequence is from Pedobacter sp. PACM 27299.
AGGAAGAACTCATACTTCAAACCCATTAAGTTTAGCTAATGCAACGGGAATTTCAAATTTATATTTTCCTTATACCTCCTTTGCAGATGAGAATGGAACCCCATTAGCATTAAACCGTGGATTTAATAACCTCTTCATCAAACAAGCTACAGAAAATAATTTCCTGGACTGGAGTTATGTCCCCTTACAAGATTTAAAAGAAGTTCAAAATGTTACCAGAACCAATGAAGCAAGGATTTTTACAGGAATAAAATATCAATTGTTAAAGGGCATAAGTTTAGAAGCGAAATATCAATATCAACAGTACAAAACCACACAATCAGATTTAAAAGGACTAAAATCATATAGTACTCGCGATCTGATCAATAAATATTCTATTCTTACAAATGGCAAAGTCACGAACTATAACATACCCGTTGGTGACATCCTGTCTTTGATTAATGGCCAAACAATAAGTAATAATTTAAGAGGGCAAATCAATTACAGTAAACCAGGAAAACATAGTATTTATGCAATAGCTGGGGCAGAAATAATAGAATACCGCAACAGCAACAATTCTAATCAGCTTTATGGTTTCAATTCGGAAACTGATAATTTTACGGCGGTAAATAACATTAATGGATTTAACCTAAATCCAATTGGCTTTGGATTTATTGCTAGTGGAGATGGGATAAGAAATGGAATCGACCGGTTTAAATCTTTTTTTACAAGTGCATCCTATACCTATAATAGTAAATATACCATTTCAGCCAGCGCAAGACTAGACGGCTCTAACTATTTTGGGGTATCCTCTACCCAAAAATCTGTCCCACTATGGTCTGCTGGATTAAAATGGAATATAACAGAAGAATCCTTCTTTCCATCTAATCTGCTGTCTTCTCTACAATTCAGGGCAACTTATGGATACAATGGTAATTTAAACAAATCTGTAACTGGAATTACAACCTTTAGGTATAGTACCAATGCTGCCCACACCAATTTACCTTATGCTACGATTTCCAATTTAGGCAATCCAGAATTACGATGGGAAAAGAATGCAATATTAAACCTAGGTATTGATTTCAATATTACTGGCAATTGGCTATCTGGGAGCATCGAATACTTCTTTAAAAATGGAACAGATTTAATTGGTGATCAGCTTTTGGCGCCAAGTGTTGGATATCTTGCTCCGTCAACCTCGACAAATGTATTAAGGGGGAATTTTGCCCATATGGAAGGACGTGGGTTTGACTTACAGCTAAATTCAAAAAATCTTAAAGGAAGTTTAACATGGACAACAGTGTTAAACTTTAGCAAAGCAACAGATAAAGTTACGCGTTATGACCAAAAAACGGTTACCTCATTTGGTAACTTCCCTACAAGTAATGGCGGTATCCTTCCCTATGTTGGTAAACCCGTTTATAGCCTGTACTCCTATAAATGGGCGGGTTTAGATCCAAATACCGGAGACCCACAAGGTTTTGTCAATAATGAAGTAAGCAAAAACTATAGGGATTTACTTAATCCTGGAAGCATAAATGACATTGTGTATGAAGGACCATCCAGACCTGTTTACTTTGGTGGCGTTAGTAATCTTTTCAATTATAAACGCTTTTCCTTTTTGTTGAACATCAGTTTTAAATCAGGTTATTTCTTCAGAAGATCTTCCATCAATTACGATGAGCTTTTATCAGGGGGTCCCGGCCATAAGGACTATACCTCAAGATGGCAAAAACCAGGAGACGAAAGAACCACCTCAATCCCATCTATGATTTACCCTGTCTCATCCCAGAGAGGTTTTTTTTATAGCTATTCAGAAGCGACTATTGAAAAAGGGGATCACATTAGGTTGCAAGATATAAGCTTAAGTTATGAGCTCATCAATCCCAATCGAACCTTTAAGTCCCCTATCAGAAAACTCCAAATTTCCATTTATGCCAATAATTTAGGAATCCTTTGGAGAGCCAATAAAAAAGGATTAGATCCAGATTTCGCTTATGGCGGCATTCCTTACACACGAACGATTGCTTTAGGTTTAAAAACTGACTTATAATATTATTATGGAAAACATGAAATACATACTCATTACCTTAATTGGGCTCTTTTTCACATCCTGTAAAAAAGACTGGCTGGATGCTAAG
It contains:
- a CDS encoding SusC/RagA family TonB-linked outer membrane protein, which translates into the protein MKKTIYLLVMALLCLNIKGIAQQLTELKGQVTSTSGKPLAGATIKIKSLTTIATTDQNGNFTLKTSADKGKLTISFLGYQDKEIAFETKKSKYLSINLQESENALAEVSIVSTGYQKIPKERATGSFSQPNKEAFESRISSDVISRLKGITSGLNFNSGDTGPNQGKPDLSIRGRSTIYSNDQPLIVVDNFPYNGNINDLNPQDVESVNILKDAAAASIWGVKAGNGVIVITTKKGKKDQATQIAAGANVTIGEKSNLYYDPNFLSSEEYINVQQFLFRNGKYDADLVDQRNYPSIPAAVEIMAARRNGTISKQDSINEIGKLKNIDIRDGLYKYYYVSPINQQYSINITSGAKNNQYYFSSGYDKIQTELKSIYSDRITINFNNTYTPIAKLEISTQFNYVSGRTHTSNPLSLANATGISNLYFPYTSFADENGTPLALNRGFNNLFIKQATENNFLDWSYVPLQDLKEVQNVTRTNEARIFTGIKYQLLKGISLEAKYQYQQYKTTQSDLKGLKSYSTRDLINKYSILTNGKVTNYNIPVGDILSLINGQTISNNLRGQINYSKPGKHSIYAIAGAEIIEYRNSNNSNQLYGFNSETDNFTAVNNINGFNLNPIGFGFIASGDGIRNGIDRFKSFFTSASYTYNSKYTISASARLDGSNYFGVSSTQKSVPLWSAGLKWNITEESFFPSNLLSSLQFRATYGYNGNLNKSVTGITTFRYSTNAAHTNLPYATISNLGNPELRWEKNAILNLGIDFNITGNWLSGSIEYFFKNGTDLIGDQLLAPSVGYLAPSTSTNVLRGNFAHMEGRGFDLQLNSKNLKGSLTWTTVLNFSKATDKVTRYDQKTVTSFGNFPTSNGGILPYVGKPVYSLYSYKWAGLDPNTGDPQGFVNNEVSKNYRDLLNPGSINDIVYEGPSRPVYFGGVSNLFNYKRFSFLLNISFKSGYFFRRSSINYDELLSGGPGHKDYTSRWQKPGDERTTSIPSMIYPVSSQRGFFYSYSEATIEKGDHIRLQDISLSYELINPNRTFKSPIRKLQISIYANNLGILWRANKKGLDPDFAYGGIPYTRTIALGLKTDL